A single genomic interval of Stieleria maiorica harbors:
- a CDS encoding c-type cytochrome, producing MTAAWGAGVVTQSSVADDAAASVSPMVSGFDRFARHQELPDSVAGSLLISELSCVACHAADHPWLQPKRGPRLSGAGFRLRPDWVRAYLADPSAVKPETTMPHALAQLPASQHDEAIDALVAFLETQQQPFPVIKAGGALPVIHEFWKRGDVDRGSKLYHTVGCVACHDADPDYETVESKPSAIDELLEQLDPEEIEDLGLASEARRVDSVPHSDLPNKYSLRSLTMMLLDPAKTRPSARMPSLRLSPLEAADIASYLLRDQASRSTEIEPSGASQELIEKGRALFVQLSCVACHDATGVQRVAVGRPLRDLNPGAAASCLDAPVGQMARYTLDDEQRSAIRARLGDHDIASPTTTADVDYRMLQLNCYGCHRRDDRGGVGRYRKAYFETVGHVDLGDEGKLPPTLGGVGRKLTPKALAAVFHPKTPSHRPFMTARMPSYSSETVSPLIAGFPAADRSDNADTMDLLPPDEAMAEAGRDLVNTGCVGCHAFRGESLPGVVGIDLAGTTNRVDSKWFYEFVLNPSAVKKRTRMPTFFPDGKSNRPELLGGDVQRQISAIWAYLKYLDKQPLPEKIETVRSANYELSPSEKPIVLRTFMQQAGTHAIAVGFPQGVHYAFDAERVQLAVGWKQRFLDARGTWFERFTPPADPLGEDEVTMPAVPLLVRDEDSGETPESRFGGFRLDSVGVPTFLYDVDGVRIEDRIEATGDGSLKRTLTFRGPTSGKSFVLVPHSAERLQPHGRSGFTDPQGLTITLSDDLAQTGTLIQTDQQTQWRIPLVRNPSKTVVMEYRW from the coding sequence ATGACGGCAGCATGGGGCGCGGGCGTTGTGACGCAGTCATCCGTGGCCGACGATGCAGCCGCGAGCGTCTCACCGATGGTCAGCGGGTTTGACCGTTTCGCACGCCACCAGGAGCTTCCCGATTCCGTGGCCGGCTCGCTGCTGATCAGCGAACTGAGTTGCGTCGCGTGTCACGCCGCGGACCACCCGTGGCTTCAACCGAAACGTGGACCGCGGTTAAGTGGTGCTGGGTTTCGGTTGCGTCCAGATTGGGTCAGGGCTTACTTGGCCGACCCGTCAGCGGTGAAACCTGAAACGACCATGCCGCACGCCTTGGCGCAGCTTCCCGCTTCGCAGCACGACGAAGCGATCGACGCGTTGGTGGCGTTCTTGGAAACCCAGCAACAACCGTTTCCTGTCATCAAAGCGGGCGGGGCGTTGCCGGTGATTCATGAGTTTTGGAAACGGGGCGATGTCGATCGCGGCAGCAAACTTTATCACACCGTCGGTTGTGTCGCCTGCCATGACGCCGATCCGGACTATGAAACGGTTGAGTCCAAACCGTCGGCGATCGACGAACTGCTTGAACAGCTGGATCCAGAAGAGATCGAAGACCTGGGGTTGGCCAGCGAGGCGAGACGAGTTGATTCGGTGCCGCACAGCGACTTGCCGAACAAGTATTCGCTGCGGTCGTTGACGATGATGCTGTTGGATCCGGCAAAAACACGTCCTAGTGCGCGGATGCCTTCGTTGCGACTCTCCCCGCTCGAGGCGGCCGATATCGCGTCGTATCTGCTTCGCGATCAAGCGTCTCGGTCGACCGAGATCGAGCCCTCTGGGGCTTCACAGGAGTTGATCGAGAAAGGGCGCGCGTTGTTCGTTCAGCTCAGCTGTGTTGCCTGTCACGATGCAACCGGTGTCCAGCGTGTTGCGGTTGGAAGACCATTGCGAGACTTAAATCCCGGTGCTGCGGCAAGCTGTCTCGATGCCCCCGTCGGTCAAATGGCTCGGTATACGTTGGACGACGAGCAGCGTTCGGCCATCCGTGCGCGGCTTGGCGATCATGATATCGCGTCACCGACTACCACAGCGGATGTCGATTATCGGATGCTGCAACTGAATTGCTACGGTTGCCATCGCCGTGACGACCGCGGCGGCGTGGGACGCTATCGCAAAGCGTACTTCGAGACCGTCGGACACGTCGATTTGGGGGACGAAGGAAAACTGCCGCCGACGCTTGGAGGGGTGGGGCGAAAGTTAACGCCGAAAGCACTCGCCGCGGTGTTCCATCCTAAAACGCCGTCGCATCGCCCGTTCATGACCGCTCGAATGCCCTCCTATTCCAGCGAAACGGTCAGTCCATTGATCGCCGGCTTTCCCGCTGCCGACCGCAGTGACAACGCTGACACGATGGATCTATTGCCACCGGATGAAGCGATGGCGGAAGCCGGACGCGATCTGGTCAACACGGGCTGCGTCGGATGTCACGCGTTTCGTGGTGAAAGTCTGCCGGGCGTGGTCGGGATTGACTTGGCCGGAACCACCAACCGGGTCGATTCGAAATGGTTTTATGAGTTCGTGCTCAATCCTAGCGCGGTAAAAAAGCGGACGCGGATGCCGACGTTCTTCCCCGACGGAAAGAGCAACCGCCCCGAATTGCTGGGCGGCGACGTGCAACGTCAGATTTCTGCGATCTGGGCGTACTTGAAGTATCTGGACAAGCAACCGCTGCCGGAAAAGATCGAAACCGTGCGTTCGGCGAATTACGAATTGTCACCGAGTGAGAAACCGATCGTGTTGCGGACGTTCATGCAACAAGCGGGGACGCACGCCATCGCGGTCGGGTTTCCCCAAGGCGTTCACTACGCCTTTGATGCCGAACGCGTGCAATTGGCGGTGGGGTGGAAACAACGGTTTCTGGATGCCCGCGGCACCTGGTTCGAACGATTCACGCCACCGGCAGACCCGCTGGGCGAGGACGAGGTCACGATGCCGGCCGTACCGCTGCTAGTGCGTGATGAGGATTCCGGCGAAACACCGGAGTCTCGATTCGGCGGCTTTCGATTGGACAGCGTGGGAGTGCCAACGTTCTTGTACGACGTCGATGGCGTCCGCATCGAAGATCGAATCGAAGCCACCGGCGACGGGTCACTCAAACGCACGCTCACGTTTCGAGGCCCGACCTCCGGCAAGTCGTTTGTCCTGGTGCCCCATTCCGCCGAGCGATTACAGCCCCACGGGCGATCCGGGTTTACCGATCCCCAAGGATTGACGATCACGTTGAGTGATGATTTGGCACAGACCGGGACGCTGATTCAGACCGATCAGCAGACGCAATGGCGGATCCCTTTGGTTCGCAACCCTTCGAAAACCGTTGTCATGGAGTACCGTTGGTGA
- a CDS encoding hybrid sensor histidine kinase/response regulator encodes MTPESFEALASTLGDPLVLLSPGGVILGANVPAVRAMGGLKKADVMQRSLLEFVEQSHTELDEWFRLARRTSDGTLGMLKFQNRNEALRVIAHRINSGRSYFLLLRLQEYAVALKQFTALNEKVGQLDREISRRRIVESQLRIERDIAAFGRDIGMTLVESHDLNEALQDCTQLMVRHLDIALARIWLANDAGTLLHLVASSGLYTHLNGEHGRIRFGDYKIGRIAQEQQTHVTNDVLSDPAIHDKDWAEREGIVAFIGCPLIDGRTTVGVIGMFARDPLNDAVSTALRSVANSIALRIRKQTIQDGLAKQTQALKEADRRKDEFLAMLSHELRNPLAPVRSGLDLLAISETQHRDTIEMMQRQIEHLVRLVDDLLDVSRIMLGKVDLRKRPVTLGSLIEQAHETLQEMIKDAGHRFEVRLPPEPVWINADSVRIIQVIENLLKNACKYTDSGGDISINVNTAGNQVTLAVEDNGIGIDSDLLPQVFDLFTQADRTLDRAQGGLGIGLTLTKNLVEMHRGSIRVSSAGLGTGTTFTVQLPICAAPQDDADTEAQLPPPTNAPLRILAVDDNRAARFMMEKLLEKLGPHEVKTAGDGQSAIEIFVEFQPELVFMDIGLPGQDGYEIARQIRKLETGTPCRLVALTGYGQQGDREKSKQAGFDEHLVKPPGIDQIRELLSHPRKV; translated from the coding sequence TTGACGCCTGAATCATTCGAAGCGCTGGCATCGACCCTCGGTGACCCGCTCGTGCTGCTCTCGCCCGGCGGTGTAATCCTGGGCGCCAATGTTCCGGCGGTACGGGCCATGGGCGGGCTAAAGAAGGCCGACGTGATGCAACGCAGCTTGCTGGAGTTTGTCGAGCAATCGCACACTGAGCTGGACGAATGGTTCCGCTTGGCCAGACGAACCTCTGACGGCACTCTCGGCATGCTGAAGTTTCAAAACCGGAACGAAGCGTTGCGTGTGATCGCCCATCGCATCAACAGCGGCCGCAGCTATTTCTTGTTGTTGCGTCTGCAGGAGTACGCGGTTGCGTTGAAGCAATTCACCGCGCTCAACGAAAAAGTTGGCCAGCTGGATCGCGAGATTTCACGCCGCCGGATCGTCGAATCACAGCTCCGAATCGAACGCGACATCGCCGCGTTCGGACGTGACATCGGAATGACACTTGTCGAAAGCCATGATCTCAACGAAGCCCTGCAGGACTGCACGCAATTGATGGTGCGTCATCTTGATATCGCGCTGGCCAGAATCTGGTTGGCCAATGACGCAGGTACTCTGCTGCATCTGGTCGCCAGCAGCGGCCTTTACACTCACCTGAACGGTGAACACGGTCGCATCCGGTTCGGCGATTACAAGATCGGTCGAATCGCTCAAGAGCAGCAGACGCACGTCACCAATGACGTCCTCTCCGACCCGGCGATCCACGACAAAGATTGGGCAGAACGCGAAGGTATCGTCGCCTTTATCGGCTGTCCATTGATCGACGGCCGCACGACCGTCGGTGTCATCGGAATGTTTGCCCGCGACCCATTGAACGACGCGGTGTCCACCGCACTGCGATCGGTCGCCAACAGCATCGCGCTGCGAATCCGCAAGCAAACGATCCAAGACGGGCTGGCCAAACAGACTCAAGCATTGAAGGAAGCCGATCGACGGAAAGATGAATTCCTGGCGATGCTGTCGCATGAACTTCGCAACCCGCTTGCCCCGGTGCGTTCGGGACTGGACCTGCTGGCGATCTCGGAAACCCAGCATCGCGACACCATCGAAATGATGCAGCGTCAGATCGAACATTTGGTCCGACTGGTGGATGATCTGCTGGACGTTTCCCGGATCATGTTGGGCAAAGTCGATCTGCGAAAGCGTCCCGTGACGCTCGGGTCACTGATTGAACAAGCCCACGAAACGCTGCAAGAAATGATCAAGGACGCGGGGCATCGGTTTGAAGTCCGCCTGCCGCCCGAACCGGTTTGGATCAACGCCGACTCGGTGCGGATCATTCAGGTGATTGAGAACCTGTTAAAGAACGCCTGCAAGTACACCGATTCCGGCGGGGACATTTCCATCAACGTGAACACTGCCGGGAATCAAGTGACACTTGCGGTGGAAGACAACGGAATCGGAATCGATAGCGATTTGCTGCCCCAAGTCTTTGACCTTTTCACTCAGGCCGACCGCACGCTCGACCGCGCCCAAGGCGGATTGGGGATCGGACTGACACTGACCAAGAACTTGGTTGAAATGCATCGCGGGTCGATCCGAGTCAGCAGCGCGGGCCTCGGGACCGGTACGACGTTCACGGTCCAACTGCCGATTTGTGCCGCGCCCCAGGACGATGCCGACACCGAGGCGCAGCTGCCGCCGCCGACCAACGCGCCGCTCCGCATCCTGGCCGTGGACGACAACCGCGCGGCGCGTTTCATGATGGAGAAACTGCTCGAGAAGCTGGGGCCCCATGAAGTCAAGACGGCCGGCGATGGGCAGTCGGCCATCGAGATCTTCGTCGAGTTTCAACCCGAACTCGTCTTTATGGACATCGGTCTGCCGGGGCAAGACGGGTACGAAATCGCACGTCAGATCCGGAAGCTCGAAACCGGGACGCCTTGTCGGCTGGTCGCGTTGACCGGCTACGGGCAACAAGGTGATCGCGAAAAATCGAAACAGGCCGGCTTCGACGAGCACCTGGTCAAACCTCCCGGCATCGACCAGATCCGCGAACTGCTCTCCCACCCTCGCAAAGTGTAG
- a CDS encoding methanogen output domain 1-containing protein, producing the protein MNQKPPLPVIHRLPVDLDRDNFMRTLLRELSGTLQDVVGLDEAAGFVSIVGQRMGERINQIYREKTGQDRFDARQVGEVLVDLKRRIEGDFYIISQDDEKIVLGNRVCPFGDKVRDRPALCMMTSNVFGVIASTNLGYAKVVIEQAIAHGDAGCRVVVYLKRTPESDATDGREYFGDDADLDESIDA; encoded by the coding sequence ATGAACCAGAAACCGCCGCTTCCGGTAATTCACCGCCTTCCGGTCGATCTCGATCGCGACAATTTCATGCGAACATTGTTGCGGGAGCTATCGGGAACGTTGCAAGATGTCGTCGGGTTGGACGAAGCCGCCGGATTCGTTTCCATCGTCGGCCAACGCATGGGGGAGCGGATCAACCAGATCTACCGCGAAAAAACCGGACAAGACCGCTTCGACGCCCGACAGGTAGGCGAGGTGTTGGTTGATCTGAAGCGTCGCATCGAAGGTGATTTTTACATCATTTCGCAAGACGACGAAAAAATCGTGTTGGGCAACCGTGTCTGCCCCTTCGGGGACAAGGTCCGCGATCGCCCCGCACTTTGCATGATGACCTCCAACGTTTTCGGTGTGATCGCGTCAACGAATCTCGGTTACGCTAAAGTCGTGATCGAACAGGCCATCGCCCATGGAGATGCCGGGTGTCGCGTGGTGGTGTATCTAAAAAGGACGCCGGAATCCGACGCCACCGACGGGCGCGAGTATTTCGGCGATGACGCTGATTTGGATGAATCCATTGACGCCTGA
- a CDS encoding alkaline phosphatase translates to MSMHFPPLRCLPLVAVLVLAIPSHPCMGQVPDAIARLQEQAVRTNQADWGHWGPNPDSYSSWKNHSNRLIPIYTFGIDLKSVSGENSVYRDGVALENLYGRVPEKTLNPEAEYFDQTDVYRLQTAALAAGKKRIILFVFDGMDWDTTRAAAIAKQGKVTYEHGRGNGLSFQDYRGTTTDFGFFVTSPHNDGTTVNVDKQTVKSIGGTVPGGYDPALCGTAPWDPITDADYPIGKSKQTKHAFTDSASSATSMTSGIKTYNGAINVDPLGREVLPIARTLQDKDFAVGVVTSVPVSHATPACAYASNVHRSDYQDLTRDLVGLPSSYHPGGLSGLDVLIGGGWGTDKEKDGSQGENFVPGNRYITNDDLAEIDVANGGRYVVAQRTAGMPGGEVLKNAVASVISGGERLFGYFGVQGGHLPFRTADGNYDPVISFDTPAPEPAEVYSEADLRENVQLSEMAIAALDVLDARSDQWWLMIECGDVDWANHSNNIDNSIGAVHSGDDAFADVVTWIEQHGGWDETVLILTADHGHYFQLERPEALIARPKTNP, encoded by the coding sequence ATGTCGATGCACTTCCCTCCCCTGCGCTGTTTGCCGCTGGTCGCGGTCCTTGTCCTGGCGATTCCCAGTCACCCGTGCATGGGGCAAGTGCCCGACGCGATCGCCAGATTGCAAGAGCAGGCCGTGCGAACCAATCAAGCTGACTGGGGGCACTGGGGCCCCAATCCGGACAGCTACTCGAGCTGGAAAAACCACAGCAATCGGCTGATCCCGATCTACACCTTCGGAATCGACCTGAAGTCGGTATCCGGGGAGAACAGCGTGTACCGCGACGGCGTGGCATTGGAGAATCTGTACGGCCGAGTTCCCGAGAAAACGCTCAACCCTGAAGCGGAATACTTTGACCAGACCGACGTCTATCGGTTGCAAACGGCGGCCTTGGCGGCCGGCAAGAAGCGGATCATCCTGTTCGTCTTTGACGGCATGGACTGGGACACGACGCGCGCCGCCGCGATTGCAAAACAGGGCAAAGTCACGTACGAACACGGGCGTGGAAACGGACTCAGCTTTCAAGATTACCGGGGAACGACGACGGACTTCGGCTTCTTCGTCACCAGCCCGCACAACGACGGAACCACCGTCAACGTGGACAAGCAAACGGTCAAGTCGATCGGCGGCACCGTTCCCGGCGGTTACGACCCCGCCTTGTGTGGCACCGCGCCCTGGGATCCGATCACCGACGCCGACTATCCGATCGGCAAAAGCAAGCAGACCAAGCACGCCTTTACCGACTCTGCGTCCTCGGCGACCTCCATGACGTCCGGCATCAAGACGTACAACGGTGCGATCAACGTCGATCCGCTGGGCCGCGAAGTCCTGCCGATCGCCCGCACGCTTCAGGACAAGGATTTTGCCGTTGGCGTTGTCACCAGCGTTCCGGTCAGCCACGCCACGCCCGCGTGTGCTTACGCGAGCAACGTGCACCGCAGCGACTACCAAGACCTGACGCGTGACCTGGTCGGGCTTCCGTCCAGCTATCACCCCGGCGGTCTGTCCGGGCTGGACGTCTTGATCGGTGGCGGCTGGGGAACGGACAAGGAAAAGGACGGGTCACAGGGTGAAAACTTTGTCCCCGGGAATCGATACATCACCAACGATGATCTGGCGGAAATCGATGTGGCCAACGGAGGCCGCTACGTCGTCGCGCAACGAACAGCGGGGATGCCCGGCGGCGAGGTGTTGAAAAACGCGGTCGCAAGCGTCATTTCCGGCGGAGAGCGATTGTTCGGCTACTTCGGCGTCCAGGGCGGACACCTGCCGTTTCGCACCGCCGACGGGAATTATGACCCGGTGATCAGCTTCGACACCCCAGCGCCGGAACCGGCCGAGGTCTACAGCGAAGCCGACCTGCGTGAGAACGTTCAACTGAGCGAGATGGCGATCGCCGCGTTGGACGTGCTCGATGCCCGCTCGGATCAATGGTGGTTGATGATCGAATGCGGCGACGTCGACTGGGCGAACCATTCCAACAACATCGACAACTCGATCGGTGCGGTTCACAGTGGCGACGATGCCTTCGCCGATGTCGTCACATGGATCGAGCAACATGGCGGCTGGGACGAAACCGTGCTGATACTGACCGCCGACCACGGGCACTACTTTCAATTGGAACGCCCCGAAGCGCTCATTGCTCGACCCAAAACCAACCCCTGA
- a CDS encoding Gfo/Idh/MocA family protein, with protein MRQEIPSDQKTSAAATTGIARRRVLQAGAASIACSALGVNAFAATDGPTKRVGLIGAGWYGKSDLWRLIQVAPVEVVCICDPDQKMLDEAVQIASERQKSGNKPSTYVDYRKMLAENRLDIVVIGTPDHWHALQAIEAMEAGADVYVQKPISVDVLEGEAMVAAARRLGRVVQVGTQRKSTPHLIDVKKQVVEAGLLGKIGHVEMCCYYHMRANGNPDVMPVPDHLDYEMWTGPAPMRPYDGLPHKRWWRTFTEYGNGIMGDMCVHMLDTARWMLGLGWPNRISSTGGILVQTEGKSNIADTQTATFEFDDFNAQWTHRTWGSPTDPDYPWALFIYGDKGTLKASTMRADYIPQDNRAEPIHFDCFFEREKYPEDLTEKDIELNAAPATRLHMLDFLQAIEDRSRPVADIEEGHISTASCILANLSMRLGGRPLQYDPQNRLVIGDEEATEMLRRGYRAPWKHPFVG; from the coding sequence ATGCGTCAAGAAATACCTTCCGATCAGAAGACATCAGCCGCGGCAACGACAGGGATCGCGCGGCGGCGTGTGCTCCAAGCCGGCGCGGCGTCGATCGCTTGCAGTGCACTGGGTGTAAACGCGTTTGCGGCGACAGACGGGCCGACAAAACGCGTCGGATTGATCGGAGCCGGGTGGTATGGCAAGAGCGATCTGTGGCGATTGATTCAGGTGGCACCGGTCGAAGTCGTCTGCATTTGCGATCCCGACCAGAAGATGCTGGACGAAGCGGTTCAGATCGCCAGCGAACGTCAGAAATCCGGCAACAAGCCGTCAACCTATGTCGATTACCGCAAGATGCTTGCGGAAAACCGATTGGACATCGTCGTGATTGGGACGCCAGATCATTGGCACGCCCTGCAGGCGATCGAGGCGATGGAAGCCGGCGCGGATGTCTACGTTCAAAAACCGATCAGCGTTGATGTGCTGGAGGGCGAAGCGATGGTCGCCGCGGCGCGTCGGCTGGGTCGCGTCGTCCAAGTCGGCACCCAACGCAAGAGCACGCCGCACTTGATCGATGTCAAAAAACAAGTCGTCGAAGCGGGATTGCTGGGCAAGATCGGTCACGTCGAAATGTGCTGCTACTATCACATGCGAGCCAACGGCAATCCCGACGTGATGCCGGTGCCCGATCATCTGGATTACGAGATGTGGACCGGTCCGGCGCCGATGCGGCCGTATGACGGATTGCCGCACAAACGCTGGTGGCGCACCTTTACCGAGTACGGCAACGGCATCATGGGCGACATGTGTGTCCACATGCTGGACACGGCGCGCTGGATGCTAGGGCTCGGCTGGCCGAACCGAATTTCATCGACCGGTGGCATCTTGGTCCAAACCGAGGGAAAGTCGAATATCGCGGACACGCAAACGGCAACCTTCGAATTCGATGATTTTAACGCCCAGTGGACCCACCGCACTTGGGGTTCGCCGACCGATCCCGACTATCCCTGGGCGCTGTTTATCTATGGCGACAAGGGGACGTTAAAGGCCAGCACGATGCGGGCGGACTATATCCCGCAAGACAACCGCGCCGAGCCGATCCACTTTGACTGTTTCTTTGAACGCGAAAAGTACCCCGAAGATCTGACGGAAAAGGACATCGAGCTGAATGCCGCGCCTGCAACCCGGCTTCACATGCTTGATTTTCTACAGGCGATCGAAGACCGCAGTCGTCCGGTGGCGGACATCGAAGAAGGCCACATATCGACGGCCAGCTGCATCTTGGCAAACCTTTCGATGCGGTTGGGCGGGCGGCCGCTGCAATACGATCCGCAGAACCGCCTGGTCATCGGAGACGAGGAAGCAACCGAAATGCTCCGTCGCGGCTATCGCGCCCCTTGGAAACATCCGTTTGTGGGATGA
- a CDS encoding ribulokinase — protein sequence MTAVNEPVALGLDFGTESVRAVLVDRNGRELAVCESAYRHGQITDTLPTSGAVLPTHFALQNPADWIESAAEATRNAIERSGIDVDRIVGIGVDFTSCTMLPTCVDGTPLCELDRFRQTPLAWPKLWKHHGAIEQTERMNRIAKERNEPFMDRYGGTIGLEWFFPKLLETIDKAPDVAEAAEVWVEAGDWFVWQLVGCDAADLPRSTCQAGYKALWSADSGYASDQYFAAVDARLAEAAREKMPGRMLSPGQSAGPLCGELADRLGLPAGIAVAAATIDAHSAVPGVGEAEPGTLVMVMGTSSCHMLNAIEGKPVDGVAGIVEGGILPGLFGYETGQAAVGDAFAWLLKLLNLDSFEQLGKHAIALPAGAEGVMCLDWMNGCRTPLMDGAVKGAFSGLTLATTPAHMYRALLEASAFGVRWIVDVLREGGIPVQRFVASGGLPHHNPAIVQVYADVLGSEIEVHPSEQGPAIGAAVLGMIAAGESKSGFASVADAARAMAGVPESEKKIVKPNLDDQASYHELYRRYRNLAEAIRTL from the coding sequence ATGACCGCTGTAAACGAACCCGTTGCGTTGGGACTGGACTTTGGGACCGAGTCGGTGCGAGCCGTGCTCGTTGATCGCAACGGACGCGAGTTGGCTGTCTGTGAAAGTGCCTATCGTCATGGGCAAATCACTGACACCCTGCCGACCAGCGGTGCGGTGCTGCCGACGCACTTCGCGTTGCAAAACCCCGCCGACTGGATCGAATCGGCGGCCGAAGCGACACGCAACGCAATCGAGCGTTCGGGGATCGACGTGGACCGTATCGTCGGCATCGGAGTCGACTTCACCAGCTGCACGATGTTGCCGACTTGCGTCGACGGCACGCCGCTGTGCGAACTAGATCGATTTCGGCAGACACCGTTGGCGTGGCCCAAGCTGTGGAAACATCACGGAGCGATCGAACAAACCGAGCGGATGAATCGGATCGCCAAAGAACGTAACGAACCGTTCATGGACCGATACGGTGGAACGATCGGGTTGGAGTGGTTCTTTCCCAAGTTGCTGGAAACGATCGACAAGGCGCCCGACGTTGCCGAAGCCGCGGAGGTTTGGGTCGAAGCGGGAGATTGGTTCGTCTGGCAGCTGGTCGGCTGCGACGCCGCGGATTTGCCACGGTCCACTTGCCAAGCCGGATACAAGGCGTTGTGGTCCGCGGATTCGGGTTACGCATCCGATCAGTACTTCGCCGCGGTTGATGCGAGGCTCGCTGAAGCGGCGCGGGAGAAGATGCCCGGGCGAATGTTGTCGCCGGGACAATCGGCCGGGCCGCTGTGCGGGGAGCTTGCCGATCGGCTGGGATTACCCGCGGGAATCGCGGTCGCCGCGGCCACCATCGACGCCCATTCCGCCGTGCCGGGCGTTGGTGAAGCGGAACCGGGAACGCTGGTGATGGTGATGGGAACCAGCAGCTGCCACATGCTCAATGCGATCGAGGGCAAGCCGGTCGACGGGGTCGCGGGAATCGTCGAAGGCGGCATTTTGCCCGGGCTGTTCGGTTATGAAACCGGACAAGCTGCGGTCGGAGATGCTTTTGCGTGGTTGTTGAAACTGTTGAACCTGGATTCCTTCGAACAGCTCGGCAAGCACGCGATCGCCTTGCCGGCCGGCGCCGAAGGCGTGATGTGTTTGGATTGGATGAATGGCTGTCGCACGCCGTTGATGGATGGGGCGGTCAAGGGCGCGTTCAGTGGATTGACGCTGGCGACGACACCGGCACACATGTACCGGGCACTGCTGGAAGCATCTGCATTTGGAGTGCGTTGGATCGTCGATGTGCTTCGCGAGGGTGGAATACCGGTGCAGCGATTCGTCGCCAGCGGAGGTTTGCCGCATCACAATCCGGCCATTGTTCAGGTCTATGCCGACGTGTTGGGCAGCGAGATCGAAGTCCACCCGTCTGAGCAAGGCCCGGCGATCGGAGCGGCGGTTTTGGGCATGATCGCTGCCGGTGAGTCCAAGAGCGGGTTTGCAAGTGTTGCTGATGCGGCACGCGCGATGGCCGGCGTGCCGGAATCGGAAAAGAAGATCGTGAAACCAAATCTTGACGACCAAGCAAGCTATCATGAACTCTATCGCCGCTATCGAAACCTGGCCGAAGCGATCCGAACGCTGTAG
- a CDS encoding metallophosphoesterase family protein, producing MRTLAIGDIHGCYQSLKRLETATKLTADDRIVVLGDFVDRGPDTRSVLDWMIDRKDHGLIALRGNHELMMLAARRSEDRHQEWLSCGGDAVLDSYGVDHVEQIPDRHWDFVADELVAYHVGKNHFFVHANAYPEMDLDEQPSYMLYWERAAERAPHRSGRVMVCGHTPQRNGIPLDMGHAVCIDTAACRGGWLTCLDVDAGYCWQANEQGDVRGFWLDQGPCGARLERA from the coding sequence ATGCGTACACTCGCGATCGGAGACATTCACGGATGCTACCAGTCGCTGAAGCGGTTGGAGACGGCCACCAAATTGACGGCGGACGACCGGATCGTGGTGCTGGGCGATTTCGTCGATCGGGGCCCCGACACCCGAAGCGTGTTGGACTGGATGATCGACCGAAAAGACCACGGGTTGATCGCACTGCGCGGTAACCACGAGCTGATGATGCTGGCCGCCCGCCGCTCGGAGGATCGCCATCAAGAATGGTTGTCCTGTGGCGGCGACGCAGTTCTAGACTCCTATGGCGTTGATCACGTCGAACAGATTCCGGATCGACATTGGGACTTTGTGGCCGACGAGCTTGTAGCGTACCACGTCGGCAAGAACCACTTTTTTGTCCACGCCAACGCCTATCCCGAAATGGACTTGGATGAGCAACCCAGCTACATGCTCTATTGGGAACGGGCGGCCGAGCGAGCCCCCCATCGTTCCGGGCGAGTCATGGTTTGCGGACACACTCCGCAGCGGAATGGGATTCCGCTGGATATGGGCCACGCCGTATGCATCGACACGGCGGCTTGCCGGGGCGGCTGGCTGACCTGTCTGGATGTCGACGCCGGATACTGTTGGCAGGCTAACGAGCAGGGAGATGTGCGTGGATTCTGGTTGGACCAAGGGCCCTGCGGCGCTCGGTTGGAACGGGCGTGA